The Mycolicibacterium mageritense genome contains a region encoding:
- a CDS encoding zinc-binding metallopeptidase family protein encodes MRDFNCPTCGQRLAFENSLCLSCGSALGFSLDDMALLVITEADESGHAGAVDEDKYQLCANMHVAQCNWLVRIGGDQLCASCALTRTRPADTDTSALAAFGEAEMAKRRLIAELHELGLPIVSRSEDPQFGLAFDLLSSEFEQVMTGHQNGVITIDLAEGDDVHREQLRIAMDEPYRTLLGHFRHEIGHYYFYRLIAPSEPYSEQFAELFGDPDADYQAALDRHYEEGAPDGWEDTYVSSYATMHPAEDWAETFAHYLHIRDTLDTAAAFGFAPAGATFDRKVLGPSGFDTIIEMWLPLSWALNMVNRSMGHADLYPFVLPPAVLEKMRFVHTVIDETTAAR; translated from the coding sequence ATGCGTGACTTCAACTGCCCGACGTGCGGGCAGCGGCTGGCGTTCGAGAACTCGCTGTGCCTGTCGTGCGGCAGTGCGCTGGGGTTCTCGCTCGACGACATGGCGCTGCTGGTCATCACCGAGGCCGACGAGAGCGGGCACGCCGGGGCGGTCGACGAGGACAAATATCAGCTGTGTGCGAACATGCATGTGGCCCAATGCAATTGGCTGGTCCGCATCGGCGGGGATCAGCTGTGTGCGTCGTGTGCCCTGACCCGGACCAGGCCGGCGGACACCGACACCTCGGCGCTGGCGGCCTTCGGTGAAGCCGAGATGGCCAAGAGGCGCCTGATCGCCGAACTGCACGAGCTCGGACTGCCGATCGTCAGCCGCAGCGAGGATCCGCAGTTCGGGCTCGCGTTCGACCTGCTGTCCAGCGAGTTCGAGCAGGTGATGACCGGTCACCAGAACGGGGTGATCACGATCGATCTCGCGGAAGGCGACGATGTGCACCGCGAGCAGTTGCGCATCGCGATGGACGAGCCTTACCGCACCTTGCTCGGCCACTTCCGACACGAGATCGGGCACTACTACTTCTACCGGCTGATCGCGCCGTCGGAGCCCTATTCCGAACAGTTCGCCGAACTGTTCGGTGATCCCGACGCCGACTACCAGGCCGCCCTGGACCGCCATTACGAAGAGGGCGCGCCGGACGGCTGGGAGGACACGTACGTCTCGTCCTACGCGACCATGCATCCAGCCGAGGACTGGGCCGAGACGTTCGCGCACTACCTGCACATCAGGGACACGCTCGACACGGCCGCGGCATTCGGGTTCGCCCCGGCTGGCGCGACGTTCGACCGAAAGGTGCTGGGCCCGAGTGGTTTCGACACCATCATCGAGATGTGGCTGCCGTTGTCGTGGGCGCTCAACATGGTCAACCGCTCGATGGGGCATGCTGACCTCTACCCGTTCGTACTGCCGCCGGCGGTCCTGGAGAAGATGCGCTTCGTGCACACCGTGATCGACGAGACCACCGCCGCGCGCTAG
- a CDS encoding GAP family protein has product MWSTVLVMAVVAACDPLRIGVVAYMLSRTHPIRLLAPFFLVAFTINVAVGAAVVFVFRDTTLGDGRAVSPGVEIGIGVAAVAIAVLSATGALDALIGRVRKKRTPVPVGGGDDPAEPAAPPSLDSLPVISKLPDGIKSALRGEAAWAAALLGLSNGLPTPYYLAAMAAALTSGAAVGQQMVALVVFNVVGFAAALVPLISFWIAPEATRIRVEQIYATMKARQRLVITVIAAAVGAFFIGLGISHL; this is encoded by the coding sequence ATGTGGAGCACGGTGCTGGTGATGGCCGTCGTGGCGGCGTGCGACCCGCTGCGCATCGGCGTCGTCGCGTACATGCTGTCGCGGACCCACCCGATCCGCCTGCTGGCGCCGTTCTTCCTCGTGGCATTCACCATCAACGTCGCGGTGGGCGCAGCCGTGGTGTTCGTGTTCCGCGACACGACCCTCGGCGACGGTCGGGCGGTGTCTCCCGGCGTCGAGATCGGCATCGGGGTGGCCGCTGTGGCGATAGCCGTGCTGTCGGCGACGGGCGCGCTCGACGCTTTGATCGGCCGGGTGCGGAAGAAGCGCACCCCGGTGCCCGTCGGCGGGGGCGACGACCCCGCCGAACCGGCGGCGCCACCGAGCCTGGACTCGCTACCGGTGATCTCGAAGTTGCCGGACGGCATCAAGTCGGCGTTGCGCGGCGAAGCCGCGTGGGCCGCCGCGTTGCTCGGACTGAGCAACGGCCTGCCGACTCCCTATTACCTCGCCGCGATGGCGGCCGCACTCACCTCGGGCGCCGCGGTCGGCCAACAGATGGTCGCACTCGTGGTGTTCAACGTCGTGGGATTCGCCGCGGCCCTGGTTCCGCTGATCAGTTTCTGGATCGCGCCGGAGGCCACCCGGATCCGCGTCGAGCAGATCTACGCCACGATGAAGGCGCGCCAGCGGTTGGTGATCACCGTGATCGCCGCCGCGGTCGGAGCGTTTTTCATCGGGTTGGGCATCAGCCACCTCTAG
- a CDS encoding transglutaminase family protein has product MTGLDTRRYAITHRTVYRYSDDVTSSYGRGFLTPRDLPWQRCVSHELVIDPEAADSSTSRDAYGNVSSYFHVTERHRTLSITSRSVVEVDPPAPDHYSGGSAKAPWEIARPVGVDGALATEFTLDLQPQEITDAVREYAAPSFVPGRPLIEVLRDLTSRIYTDFTYRSGSTTVSTRVAEVLQAREGVCQDFARLAIACLRANGLAASYVSGYLATDPPPGKERMIGVDATHAWASVWTPQNVWLGLDPTNDQMVDERYIVAGFGRDYADVPPLRGIIYTDSDSSVIEVSVDVAPVDATFLRRADA; this is encoded by the coding sequence GTGACCGGGCTCGACACGCGGCGCTACGCGATCACCCACCGCACCGTTTACCGGTACTCCGACGACGTGACCAGCTCCTACGGTCGTGGCTTTCTGACCCCGCGTGACCTGCCGTGGCAACGCTGTGTGAGCCACGAGTTGGTGATCGACCCCGAGGCCGCCGACAGCTCCACGAGCCGCGACGCCTACGGCAACGTCAGCTCGTACTTCCACGTCACCGAACGCCACCGCACATTGAGCATCACGAGCCGTTCGGTGGTCGAGGTCGACCCGCCGGCACCCGACCACTACAGCGGCGGTTCGGCGAAGGCGCCGTGGGAGATCGCGCGGCCCGTGGGCGTCGACGGCGCGCTGGCCACCGAGTTCACGCTGGATCTGCAACCTCAGGAGATCACCGACGCAGTGCGGGAGTACGCCGCACCCAGTTTCGTGCCGGGCCGGCCCTTGATCGAGGTGCTGCGCGACCTGACGTCGCGGATCTACACCGACTTCACCTACCGGTCCGGGTCGACCACGGTGTCCACGCGCGTGGCCGAGGTGCTGCAGGCCCGCGAAGGCGTGTGCCAGGATTTCGCGCGGCTCGCGATCGCCTGTCTGCGAGCCAACGGTCTTGCCGCCAGCTATGTTTCGGGCTACCTCGCGACCGATCCACCGCCCGGCAAGGAGCGCATGATCGGGGTCGACGCGACCCACGCCTGGGCGTCGGTGTGGACCCCGCAGAACGTCTGGCTGGGGCTGGACCCCACCAACGACCAGATGGTCGACGAGCGCTACATCGTGGCCGGGTTCGGCCGGGACTACGCCGACGTGCCGCCGCTGCGCGGCATCATCTACACCGACTCGGACAGTAGTGTGATCGAGGTGTCGGTCGACGTTGCTCCGGTTGACGCAACATTTCTACGCCGAGCAGACGCCTAG
- a CDS encoding circularly permuted type 2 ATP-grasp protein: MILRIDGSAEPVGGAADDVDGVLAGYRSTRAQQALFDVRDIRSGSGYDEFVDAAGNVRPAWRELAECVGERGRDGLDRLRAVVRGLVDNDGISYIQVDRHGEAVTDGDGTTMPGPWHLDALPMVISAEDWDTLESGLVQRSRLLDAVLTDLYGPRCAITSGVLPPQLVFAHPGYVRAARGITVPGRHQLFLHGCDVSRGTDGAFLVNADWTQAPSGAGYALADRRVVAHAVPELYERIGPRPASPWAQALRLALIGAAPEAAEEPVVVVLSPGIHSETAFDQAYLASVLGFPLVESTDLVVRDGKLWMRSLGTLKRVDVVLRRVDAEYADPLDLRPDSRLGVVGLVEVLRRGAVTVVNTLGSGVLESAGLLRFLPELAELFLDEAPLLQTAPVYWGGIDVERSHLLTNLSSLVIRSVCGGEPVVGPTLSAAQRNAMAARIEATPWQWVGQEVPQFSTAPSDYRSGGLSAGSVGMRLFTVAQSGGYAPMIGGLGYLMAPGHAAYRLNTVAAKDVWVRTSTRVTAERTAPVEPAAPVMTPSPTRAVSSPRVLSDLFWMGRYAERAEGMARLLTVTRERYHEYRYRQQSQESQCVPVLLAAIGAITGTDTGSGGDDHETIAIAPTTLWSVTADRHRPGSLAQSVERLGFAARSVRDQMSNDTWMVLAGVERAVLRASVSPPDSQTAGEAYLAAAHSQTLAGMLALSGVAAESMVQDVGWTMMDIGKRIERGLGLTALLRATLTAVRGAAAERTVTESVLVACESSVIYRRRNPGRVSVAAVAELVLFDAENPRSLSYQLDRLRAGLKALPGASGSSRPERMADEIATRLRRVDPADLEDVTDGVRIELDDLLERVHSGLRELSGAITAAQLSLPGGMQPLWGPDERRLVP, encoded by the coding sequence ATGATCCTTCGTATTGACGGCTCCGCGGAGCCCGTCGGTGGTGCTGCCGACGACGTCGACGGCGTGCTGGCGGGCTATCGCAGCACGCGCGCTCAGCAGGCGCTGTTCGATGTCCGCGACATCCGGTCCGGCAGCGGATACGACGAGTTCGTCGACGCCGCAGGCAACGTCCGGCCCGCGTGGCGAGAGTTGGCGGAATGTGTCGGCGAACGCGGCCGCGACGGTTTGGACCGGCTGCGCGCGGTGGTGCGCGGCCTGGTCGACAACGACGGGATCAGCTACATCCAGGTGGACCGGCACGGCGAAGCCGTGACCGACGGCGACGGCACCACGATGCCCGGTCCGTGGCACCTCGATGCGCTGCCGATGGTGATCTCGGCCGAGGACTGGGACACCCTCGAATCGGGCCTCGTCCAGCGGTCCCGGCTGCTCGACGCGGTGCTGACCGACCTCTACGGGCCACGGTGCGCAATCACCAGCGGCGTGCTGCCGCCGCAGCTCGTCTTTGCCCACCCCGGTTACGTGCGGGCGGCCCGGGGGATCACGGTGCCGGGGCGCCACCAGTTGTTCCTGCACGGTTGCGACGTGAGCCGCGGCACCGACGGCGCCTTTCTGGTCAACGCCGACTGGACGCAGGCGCCGTCGGGCGCCGGGTACGCGCTGGCCGACCGTCGCGTCGTCGCGCACGCCGTCCCCGAACTCTACGAACGCATCGGCCCGCGGCCGGCGTCCCCGTGGGCGCAGGCGCTGCGGTTGGCGCTGATCGGCGCCGCGCCCGAAGCGGCCGAGGAACCCGTCGTCGTGGTGCTCAGCCCGGGCATCCACTCCGAAACAGCGTTCGATCAGGCCTATCTGGCGAGTGTGCTGGGTTTCCCGCTGGTCGAGAGCACCGATCTGGTGGTGCGCGACGGCAAGCTGTGGATGCGCTCGCTCGGCACGCTCAAGCGCGTCGACGTGGTGCTGCGCCGCGTCGACGCCGAATACGCCGACCCCCTTGATCTTCGGCCGGATTCCCGGCTGGGCGTCGTCGGACTGGTCGAGGTGCTGCGGCGCGGCGCGGTGACCGTGGTCAACACCCTGGGCAGCGGCGTGCTGGAAAGTGCTGGGCTGCTGCGGTTTCTGCCCGAGCTCGCCGAACTGTTCCTCGACGAGGCCCCGCTGCTGCAGACCGCCCCGGTGTACTGGGGCGGCATCGACGTCGAACGTTCGCATCTGCTGACCAATTTGTCGTCGCTGGTGATCCGGTCGGTGTGCGGCGGAGAACCTGTGGTCGGGCCGACTTTGTCTGCGGCGCAACGCAACGCGATGGCCGCCCGCATCGAAGCCACCCCCTGGCAGTGGGTCGGCCAGGAGGTGCCGCAGTTCTCGACCGCGCCGAGCGACTACCGGTCCGGTGGGCTGTCGGCAGGCAGCGTCGGCATGCGGCTGTTCACCGTCGCCCAAAGCGGTGGCTATGCCCCGATGATCGGTGGCCTGGGCTACCTGATGGCGCCCGGCCACGCCGCCTACCGATTGAACACCGTTGCCGCAAAGGACGTCTGGGTGCGGACCTCGACCCGTGTGACGGCCGAACGCACGGCGCCGGTCGAGCCGGCCGCTCCGGTGATGACACCCAGCCCCACCCGCGCGGTCAGCTCACCGCGCGTGTTGTCGGACCTGTTCTGGATGGGCCGCTACGCCGAACGTGCCGAGGGCATGGCGCGACTGCTCACGGTCACGCGCGAGCGCTACCACGAATACCGTTACCGGCAGCAGTCGCAGGAAAGCCAGTGTGTTCCCGTGCTGCTGGCTGCCATCGGCGCCATCACCGGCACCGACACCGGATCCGGCGGTGACGATCACGAGACCATCGCCATCGCACCCACCACGCTGTGGTCGGTGACCGCGGACCGGCACCGGCCCGGTTCGCTGGCCCAATCCGTCGAACGCCTCGGCTTCGCGGCCCGCTCGGTACGTGACCAGATGTCCAACGACACCTGGATGGTGCTGGCCGGGGTCGAACGCGCCGTGCTGCGCGCGTCGGTGTCCCCACCCGACTCGCAGACCGCGGGGGAGGCGTATCTCGCTGCGGCACACAGTCAGACGCTGGCCGGGATGCTGGCGTTGTCGGGTGTCGCGGCCGAGTCGATGGTGCAGGACGTCGGGTGGACCATGATGGACATCGGCAAGCGCATCGAGCGCGGTCTCGGGCTGACCGCGCTGCTGCGGGCGACGCTCACCGCGGTGCGGGGCGCCGCTGCCGAACGCACGGTCACCGAGTCGGTGCTGGTGGCCTGCGAATCGTCGGTGATCTACCGGCGGCGCAATCCGGGACGGGTCAGCGTCGCCGCCGTGGCAGAGCTGGTGCTGTTCGATGCCGAGAATCCCAGGTCGCTGAGTTACCAACTGGACCGGCTCCGAGCCGGACTGAAAGCGCTGCCGGGCGCATCGGGTTCGTCGCGGCCGGAACGCATGGCCGACGAGATCGCCACCCGGCTGCGGCGCGTCGACCCCGCAGACCTCGAGGACGTCACCGACGGGGTGCGCATCGAACTGGACGATCTGCTGGAGCGCGTGCACAGCGGATTGCGTGAGCTTTCCGGTGCGATCACGGCCGCACAGCTGTCGCTGCCGGGCGGCATGCAACCGCTGTGGGGCCCTGACGAGCGGCGGTTGGTGCCGTGA
- a CDS encoding transglutaminase family protein — protein sequence MGIKVALEHRTSYTFDRLVDVHPHVVRLRPAPHSRTPIEAYSLTVEPADHFVNWQQDAFGNFLARLVFPERTRSLTITVGLIADLKVINPFDFFIEDYAEGFPFEYPKALLEDLKPYLRPVDEAGEDSGPGELVRAWVSNFTVPPGTRTIDFLVALNRAVNADVGYSVRLEPGVQTPDVTLRTGIGSCRDSAWLLVSILRQLGLAARFVSGYLVQLTSDVAALDGPSGPVADFTDLHAWTEVYVPGAGWVGLDPTSGLFAGEGHIPLSATPHPASAAPITGAVEPCESTLEFSNVVTRVHEDPRVTLPYTDTAWAAITALGAAVDQRLADGDVRLTVGGEPTFVSIDNLLDPEWTTAADGPHKRQRASALAARLKEKWAPGGLVQRSQGKWYPGEPLPRWQIALYWRTDGQPLWNSPALLGDPWQGDPPALAADVGRQILAAVAADFGLPASQVRPAYEDALSRLAHAVRLPDGEPVPTADDLAEDSPAARAELLSRLDASVDEPAAYVLPLHRRDDGSGWASADWKLRRGRIVLLDGDSPAGLRLPLNSISWQPPRPTYDADPLHGAPRRRPDDDVATVEDADDSPTTALVAEIRAGHLYLYLPPTENLDDFIDLVTRLESAAAKTAGTPVVIEGYGPPPDPRITSVTITPDPGVIEVNVAPTASFAEQRAQLETLYDEARLARLSTESFDVDGTHGGTGGGNHITLGGITPADSPLLRRPDLLVSLLTYWQRHPALSYLFAGRFVGTTSQAPRVDEGRSEALYELEIAFAEIARLTRDGAAMSWVTDRALRHLLTDITGNTHRAEFCIDKLYSPDSARGRLGLLELRGFEMPPHFQMAMVQSLLVRSLVAWFWDEPLRAPLIRHGANLHGRYLLPHFLIHDIADVAADLRAHGIDFDTSWLDPFTEFRFPRIGTAVFDGVEIELRGAIEPWNVLGEESTGTGTARYVDSSVERLQIRLIGADRQRHLVTANGHPVPLLATDNPDVQVGGVRYRAWQPPSALHPTITVDGPLRFELVDGTTGQSKGGCTYHVAHPGGRSYDTPPVNAVEAESRRGRRFEATGFTPGPIDLSGIREKQARQSTDVGAPGILDLRRVRTVLQ from the coding sequence ATGGGAATCAAAGTGGCGCTGGAGCACCGCACCAGCTACACGTTTGACCGGCTGGTCGACGTGCATCCGCATGTGGTGCGGCTGCGTCCGGCGCCGCATTCACGCACCCCGATCGAGGCCTATTCGCTGACCGTCGAGCCTGCCGACCACTTCGTCAACTGGCAGCAGGATGCGTTCGGAAACTTCTTGGCCCGCTTGGTTTTTCCGGAGCGCACCCGCAGCCTTACCATCACCGTGGGGCTGATCGCCGACCTCAAGGTGATCAACCCGTTCGACTTCTTCATCGAGGATTACGCCGAAGGGTTCCCGTTCGAATACCCCAAGGCCCTGCTCGAAGACCTCAAGCCCTATCTGCGTCCGGTGGACGAGGCCGGAGAGGATTCGGGGCCGGGAGAACTCGTACGCGCCTGGGTGAGCAACTTCACGGTGCCGCCGGGCACCCGCACGATCGATTTCCTGGTGGCGCTCAACCGTGCGGTCAATGCCGATGTCGGCTACAGCGTCCGGCTGGAACCCGGTGTGCAGACCCCCGATGTCACGCTGCGCACGGGGATCGGGTCGTGCCGGGACTCTGCGTGGCTGTTGGTCTCGATCCTGCGGCAGCTCGGGCTCGCGGCGCGGTTCGTCTCGGGATACCTCGTGCAGCTGACGTCCGACGTGGCCGCGCTCGACGGGCCGTCGGGACCGGTCGCGGATTTCACCGATCTGCACGCGTGGACCGAGGTGTACGTGCCGGGGGCGGGCTGGGTCGGGCTGGATCCGACGTCGGGGTTGTTCGCGGGCGAGGGCCACATCCCGTTGTCGGCCACCCCGCACCCGGCATCGGCGGCCCCCATCACCGGTGCGGTCGAGCCGTGCGAGTCGACCCTTGAGTTCTCCAACGTGGTGACGCGGGTGCACGAGGATCCGCGCGTGACGCTGCCCTACACCGACACCGCGTGGGCCGCGATCACGGCCCTGGGTGCCGCGGTGGACCAGCGGTTGGCCGACGGCGACGTGCGGCTCACCGTGGGGGGCGAGCCGACCTTCGTATCGATCGACAATCTCCTCGATCCGGAATGGACCACGGCCGCCGACGGGCCGCACAAGCGGCAGCGCGCCTCGGCGCTCGCGGCGCGGCTCAAGGAGAAGTGGGCACCCGGCGGCTTGGTGCAACGCAGCCAGGGCAAGTGGTATCCCGGAGAACCGTTGCCCCGCTGGCAGATCGCGCTGTACTGGCGGACCGACGGTCAGCCGCTGTGGAATTCCCCGGCGCTGCTGGGCGACCCGTGGCAGGGCGACCCACCCGCGCTGGCCGCCGACGTGGGCCGGCAGATCCTCGCGGCCGTGGCAGCCGATTTCGGCCTGCCCGCGAGCCAGGTGCGACCGGCCTACGAGGATGCCCTGAGCCGGCTGGCCCACGCCGTCCGCCTGCCCGACGGCGAGCCCGTGCCCACTGCCGACGATCTCGCCGAGGACAGCCCGGCCGCCAGAGCCGAGCTGCTTTCGAGGTTGGACGCTTCGGTCGACGAACCAGCGGCCTACGTGTTGCCGTTGCACCGCCGCGACGACGGCAGCGGGTGGGCCAGCGCGGACTGGAAGCTGCGCCGCGGCCGGATCGTGCTGCTGGACGGCGATTCACCGGCCGGGCTGCGCTTGCCGCTCAACTCGATCAGCTGGCAACCGCCGCGGCCCACATACGACGCCGACCCGTTGCATGGCGCTCCGCGGCGGCGCCCCGACGACGATGTCGCGACCGTCGAAGACGCCGACGACTCGCCAACCACCGCGCTGGTCGCCGAGATCCGCGCCGGCCATCTCTACCTGTATCTGCCGCCGACCGAGAACCTCGACGACTTCATCGACCTCGTCACGCGCTTGGAGTCCGCGGCGGCCAAGACCGCCGGCACGCCCGTCGTCATCGAGGGATACGGGCCGCCACCCGACCCCCGCATCACGTCGGTGACCATCACACCCGACCCCGGGGTGATCGAGGTCAACGTCGCACCGACCGCGAGCTTCGCCGAACAACGGGCCCAGCTGGAAACCCTGTACGACGAAGCCCGGCTGGCCCGTCTCTCGACCGAGTCGTTCGACGTGGACGGCACGCATGGAGGGACCGGTGGCGGCAACCACATCACGCTCGGCGGCATCACGCCGGCCGATTCGCCGCTGCTGCGCAGGCCGGATCTGCTGGTGTCACTGCTGACCTACTGGCAACGGCACCCTGCCCTGTCCTACCTGTTCGCCGGCCGCTTCGTCGGCACCACGTCGCAGGCTCCCCGCGTCGACGAAGGCCGCTCGGAGGCGCTCTACGAGCTCGAGATCGCCTTCGCCGAGATCGCCCGGTTGACCCGCGACGGGGCGGCGATGTCGTGGGTCACCGACCGCGCGCTGCGCCACCTGCTGACCGACATCACGGGCAACACCCACCGCGCCGAATTCTGCATCGACAAGCTCTACAGCCCCGACAGTGCGCGGGGCCGGCTGGGCCTGCTCGAACTGCGCGGTTTCGAGATGCCCCCGCACTTCCAGATGGCCATGGTGCAGTCGCTCTTGGTGCGCTCGCTGGTGGCATGGTTCTGGGACGAGCCGCTGCGCGCGCCGCTGATCCGGCACGGCGCCAACCTGCACGGCCGATACCTGTTGCCGCACTTCCTGATCCACGACATCGCCGACGTGGCGGCCGATCTGCGGGCACACGGCATCGATTTCGACACCAGCTGGCTCGACCCGTTCACCGAGTTCCGCTTTCCGCGGATCGGCACCGCGGTGTTCGACGGCGTCGAGATCGAACTGCGCGGCGCGATCGAGCCGTGGAACGTGCTGGGGGAGGAGTCCACCGGAACCGGCACGGCTCGGTACGTGGACTCGTCGGTGGAACGCCTGCAGATCCGGTTGATCGGGGCCGACCGGCAGCGCCACCTGGTGACGGCGAACGGTCACCCGGTCCCATTGCTGGCGACCGACAATCCCGACGTCCAGGTGGGCGGGGTGCGGTACCGGGCCTGGCAGCCGCCCAGCGCGTTGCACCCCACGATCACCGTGGACGGCCCGCTGCGGTTCGAACTGGTCGACGGCACCACGGGCCAGTCCAAGGGCGGCTGCACGTATCACGTGGCGCACCCGGGCGGACGGTCCTATGACACGCCTCCGGTCAACGCGGTCGAGGCCGAGTCACGGCGCGGCAGGCGGTTCGAGGCGACCGGATTCACGCCAGGCCCGATCGACCTGTCCGGCATCCGGGAGAAGCAGGCGCGGCAATCCACCGATGTGGGCGCGCCGGGCATTCTGGATCTGCGGCGGGTGCGTACCGTTCTGCAGTAA
- a CDS encoding TetR/AcrR family transcriptional regulator: protein MDIGAQLLATDHTGTERADAARNRAKILAAAATVFASRDPRTVTMDHIATAAGVGRGTLYRRYPSTAAIALALLDEHERALQQQLLSGEPPLGPGAAPAERLAAFYSAMVELLDTHADLALGAETGGARFTTGAYGFWAAHVRALLVDAAVTEPDSLVDVLLAPLAAENFAHQRARGLSVEQITRGLSRLAHAVLD from the coding sequence ATGGACATCGGGGCGCAGCTGCTGGCCACCGACCACACCGGCACCGAACGGGCCGACGCGGCGCGCAACCGCGCAAAGATCCTTGCCGCGGCGGCCACGGTGTTCGCCAGCCGCGATCCACGCACGGTCACCATGGATCACATCGCCACCGCGGCAGGCGTCGGGCGCGGCACGCTCTACCGGCGTTATCCCAGCACCGCGGCCATCGCCCTGGCTCTGCTCGACGAGCACGAGCGCGCTCTGCAACAACAGCTTCTCTCGGGCGAGCCACCCCTTGGCCCGGGTGCGGCGCCGGCCGAGCGGCTCGCCGCCTTCTATTCGGCCATGGTCGAGCTGCTGGACACCCACGCCGATCTCGCGCTCGGCGCCGAAACCGGCGGCGCCCGGTTCACCACCGGGGCCTACGGCTTCTGGGCCGCACACGTGCGCGCACTGTTGGTGGATGCGGCTGTGACCGAACCGGATTCACTGGTCGACGTGTTGCTGGCACCACTGGCGGCGGAGAACTTCGCCCACCAGCGTGCGCGTGGCCTGAGTGTCGAGCAGATCACGCGCGGGCTGTCGCGGCTGGCCCACGCCGTCCTCGACTAG
- a CDS encoding DUF389 domain-containing protein, translating into MLHLRVIAPADLREPILNVLDREPGVTHIVVHADAAVEPVGDEITADVAREAADDVVGRLKSLDVHHLGAITMEVLDTVLSSAAYHAEDEAEGDGADAVIWDELVSRTRDESSLSVTFLMFLCIACLLAAVGVVTDSAVTVVGAMVVGPEFGPLAALAVALVQRRLFLARRAAIALLVGFPLAMAVTGAATLAFEALGWVTLTSTRQLNEVDFIFQVGPFSFVVALLAGAAGMLSLVSAKSAALVGVFISVTTVPAAGFAVVAATVGDWDVAAKSALQLGVNLVGITLAGVLVLALYRRTRTARGG; encoded by the coding sequence CACATCGTCGTGCACGCCGACGCTGCCGTGGAGCCCGTCGGTGACGAGATCACCGCGGACGTGGCAAGGGAAGCCGCCGATGACGTGGTGGGCCGGCTGAAATCGCTCGACGTGCACCACCTGGGTGCCATCACGATGGAAGTGCTCGACACGGTGCTCTCCAGCGCGGCCTACCACGCCGAGGACGAGGCCGAGGGCGACGGCGCCGACGCGGTGATCTGGGACGAACTCGTGTCGCGGACCCGCGACGAATCCAGTCTGAGCGTCACGTTCCTGATGTTCCTGTGCATCGCGTGTCTGCTCGCGGCGGTCGGCGTGGTCACCGACTCCGCCGTCACGGTGGTGGGAGCCATGGTGGTCGGCCCGGAGTTCGGGCCGCTCGCCGCGCTGGCGGTGGCCCTCGTGCAACGCCGGCTGTTCCTCGCGCGTCGCGCCGCCATCGCGCTGCTGGTCGGTTTTCCGCTGGCGATGGCGGTCACCGGGGCCGCGACGCTGGCCTTCGAAGCGCTCGGGTGGGTGACGCTGACCAGTACGCGGCAACTCAATGAAGTCGACTTCATCTTCCAAGTGGGCCCGTTCTCGTTCGTGGTCGCACTGCTTGCCGGTGCGGCCGGAATGCTGTCGCTGGTCTCGGCGAAATCGGCCGCGCTGGTCGGCGTCTTCATCTCGGTCACGACGGTGCCCGCGGCGGGGTTCGCCGTCGTCGCGGCGACGGTCGGGGACTGGGACGTGGCGGCCAAGTCGGCGCTGCAACTCGGGGTGAACCTGGTCGGCATAACCCTGGCGGGTGTGCTGGTGCTGGCGCTCTACCGGCGGACGCGAACCGCTAGAGGTGGCTGA
- a CDS encoding FMN-dependent NADH-azoreductase, with product MPTLLHIDSSARSRSISRQVGAEFAKAWRAARPDGRYVYRDVTTDPVPFIGEGWTQLCDAVLAAGSTDLDRLAAVARTPEQAAAWAVVQPLLDELRSADIVLIATPMYNYSIPAALKAWLDQVTFPRMSLAPRRFVVATARGGAYSPGSPKAAFDYQERFLRDFFAGHYAVTDTVFINAEMANARLDPALAEFRDIHEHSLAQALNTARTLAVEYAK from the coding sequence GTGCCCACCCTGCTCCACATCGATTCGAGCGCCCGCAGTCGTTCCATCAGTCGCCAGGTCGGCGCCGAGTTCGCCAAGGCGTGGCGGGCCGCACGGCCCGACGGCCGCTACGTGTACCGAGACGTGACGACCGATCCCGTCCCGTTCATCGGCGAGGGCTGGACCCAGCTGTGCGACGCCGTGCTGGCTGCCGGCAGCACCGACCTCGACCGGCTCGCAGCCGTGGCGCGCACTCCCGAGCAGGCCGCCGCGTGGGCCGTCGTGCAACCGTTGCTGGACGAGTTGCGCTCGGCCGACATCGTGCTGATCGCCACCCCGATGTACAACTATTCGATACCGGCGGCGCTCAAGGCCTGGCTGGACCAGGTCACCTTCCCGCGAATGTCCTTGGCACCCAGACGCTTCGTGGTCGCGACTGCCCGCGGTGGCGCGTACTCACCCGGCTCGCCGAAAGCCGCATTCGACTACCAGGAACGGTTTCTGCGGGACTTCTTCGCGGGCCACTACGCCGTCACCGACACCGTGTTCATCAACGCCGAAATGGCCAACGCACGGCTGGATCCCGCGCTCGCCGAGTTCCGGGACATCCACGAGCACTCGCTGGCGCAGGCGCTGAATACCGCTCGTACCCTCGCCGTGGAATACGCGAAATGA